In Aeromicrobium wangtongii, the DNA window CCGACCGAATGTCTGGCTACACTCTGCATGAATGTGACCAGCAGCACAAGAAGGAAGATCGGAGCGAGGACATGAGCGGGTCGGACAAGGTGTGGGCCAGGGTCGACGAGCAGGTCTGCGTGGGTTCAGGAACCTGCGCGATGGTCGATCCGGCCCACTTCAGCCTTGTGGACGGAAAGGGGCGCGCCACGAACGAGCCCGTCGAGCGGACCGAGGAGCTGGATGACGCCATCCTGGACTGCCCCGTACAGGCCATCCTCAGTGGTCAGGCGTGACTTAGGACGGGTCGGCCGTGCGGCGAGCGAGCACGCCGGAGAGGAAGACGTCGGAGAGCTGGGCTGCCACGGCGCGAGCCTGAGCCGGGTCACCCGGCTCGTACCAACGAGTCATCCAGTTCATGGCGCCGATGAGAGAACGAGCTGCCATCTTCGCGTCCAGACCACGGTCGAAGGCACCCGACTCGGCCCCCTCCACGAAGACCTGCTCTACCAGGTGCATGTACTCGCGGTCCATGTCCGCCCATTCCTTGGAGATACCCCGTCCGGCGATCTCCTGGACGTAGACGCTCACGTAAGGCAAGTGCCGGTCGATGATCTCCACATGTACCAGCACGATCTGCCGCAGCTTCTCCGAGGCAGGCAGATCCTTGACCTTGAGCTGGCGGGCGTTGGTCAATAATTCTTCGGCGTCTGGACGAACCACCGCGAAGAGGAGGTCTTCCTTGGACTTGATGTAGTTGTACAGGCTGCCCTTGAGCATCCCGACCTCGGTGGCGACATCCTCGAGGGAGGCTCCACCGAATCCCTTCTCACTGAAGACGCGAGCGGCTGCCGCTACGACGTCGTCCCAACGGCTTGGACGAGGCACTTCTGAACGCTCCGCTCGGGTGTGGTGGTGCTACGTATACAACGTTACGAAGCGCAACCAACTTATCGCAGTCGGCCCCACCCACATGACATCACTGGCGTCTTTCTTTTCCTACCATCCGTTTGCTAACGTGTTATCCAAGTGTGGGAACATCCAAAGGAGCGACGCACATGTCGACAGTAGTCTTCATCGACCCGTACGGCGAGCGTCAGACGGTCGAAGCAACGCTCGGCCAGTCCGTCATGGAGGCAGCGGTGAACCACGACGTTCCCGGTGTCGTCGGGCAGTGCGGCGGGTCGCTGGCCTGCGCGAGCTGCCACGTCTACGTCCAGCAGCCGTGGAGCGCGCAGGTGGGAGGTCCTTCCGAGATGGAGGACGACATG includes these proteins:
- a CDS encoding TetR/AcrR family transcriptional regulator, whose product is MPRPSRWDDVVAAAARVFSEKGFGGASLEDVATEVGMLKGSLYNYIKSKEDLLFAVVRPDAEELLTNARQLKVKDLPASEKLRQIVLVHVEIIDRHLPYVSVYVQEIAGRGISKEWADMDREYMHLVEQVFVEGAESGAFDRGLDAKMAARSLIGAMNWMTRWYEPGDPAQARAVAAQLSDVFLSGVLARRTADPS
- a CDS encoding 2Fe-2S iron-sulfur cluster-binding protein, which encodes MSTVVFIDPYGERQTVEATLGQSVMEAAVNHDVPGVVGQCGGSLACASCHVYVQQPWSAQVGGPSEMEDDMLDGALAERRAESRLSCQLTMGPELDGLTVEVAPEQL
- a CDS encoding ferredoxin, which encodes MLVVLTDRMSGYTLHECDQQHKKEDRSEDMSGSDKVWARVDEQVCVGSGTCAMVDPAHFSLVDGKGRATNEPVERTEELDDAILDCPVQAILSGQA